Proteins found in one Mucilaginibacter gracilis genomic segment:
- a CDS encoding DUF1259 domain-containing protein: MKTESNRRTFLQTTALAGTALLLPINRLNALPLPAGKTPPITADEIAAIDAALGKKGTYKDLEQVYTTPLPRNDLKMKIKGEAVPIPFGFGGWVSFKKTADGKSAMVMSDTVLQMEEVNPLISAAHANGLEIAAIHNHFFYEEPRIFYMHIHGMGTIADLAKKYAATIRDSKLFPANQPAPSAPNPVTGKENFDLPSLDAIVKYTGTVNGPTYKYTVGRADLRITAMGVEMTTNMGLNSWASFAGKQDDAHIAGDIAMLQSEVNSVIKTLRAHNLEVVAVHNHMLGDEPHMIFLHYYGRGNATTLAQGFRAALDVLGKASMSGMKM; the protein is encoded by the coding sequence ATGAAAACGGAAAGCAACAGAAGAACATTCTTACAAACAACTGCATTAGCCGGAACTGCATTATTATTACCCATCAATAGGCTCAATGCCCTCCCACTTCCAGCGGGAAAAACGCCACCGATCACCGCCGATGAAATTGCAGCTATTGATGCCGCATTAGGCAAAAAGGGAACTTACAAAGATTTAGAGCAAGTTTATACTACGCCGCTTCCTCGCAACGATCTCAAAATGAAGATCAAAGGGGAAGCGGTACCGATCCCGTTTGGTTTCGGTGGTTGGGTGTCATTTAAGAAAACCGCTGATGGCAAATCGGCGATGGTTATGAGTGATACCGTATTGCAGATGGAAGAAGTCAATCCTTTGATTTCGGCTGCTCATGCCAACGGATTAGAAATTGCTGCTATCCATAATCATTTTTTTTACGAAGAACCCCGCATTTTCTATATGCACATCCACGGAATGGGTACTATCGCTGACCTCGCTAAAAAGTATGCAGCAACAATACGAGATAGTAAGTTATTTCCAGCCAACCAACCAGCCCCATCGGCGCCAAATCCAGTAACAGGGAAAGAAAACTTCGACCTTCCGTCACTGGATGCTATCGTAAAATATACCGGAACAGTGAACGGCCCAACTTATAAATATACCGTTGGCCGTGCAGATCTGAGAATCACAGCAATGGGTGTAGAGATGACGACAAATATGGGGCTGAACAGTTGGGCATCATTTGCGGGTAAACAGGATGATGCGCATATCGCGGGCGATATTGCCATGCTGCAAAGCGAAGTAAATAGCGTAATTAAAACATTACGCGCGCATAACCTTGAAGTTGTTGCGGTACATAACCACATGCTGGGCGATGAGCCGCACATGATCTTTTTGCATTATTACGGCAGGGGTAATGCAACAACATTAGCACAGGGCTTCCGTGCGGCTTTGGATGTGTTGGGTAAGGCTTCTATGAGTGGTATGAAAATGTAA
- a CDS encoding chromate resistance protein ChrB domain-containing protein, whose translation MKWITRERPKIDRIACPWLIKRFIDVEAEFIYVPFSEVITKAKELGAIPFDLPGVEYTHYEDQCTFDYFIKKHQLKDEALNRMAAIIRGADTDRHDFAPQSAGLEAIFSGLAYNSTDDMELLAFGMRIYDGMYSWAQYLYYEKHSQTGTVEQMLLEVFTKYLQDNKGKKAPAWAKELKEMIQDQIDTNMSLSLQQVSNELEINPAYLSREFSKYFDNLSFGDYIRKLRIDKAIILIETTDYSLTDIAYLTGFSDQSHFNRIFKKQTGQNPSFYKKSILKSKKDTSS comes from the coding sequence ATGAAGTGGATTACACGGGAACGACCCAAAATTGACCGCATAGCTTGCCCTTGGTTGATCAAACGGTTTATTGATGTAGAAGCGGAATTTATTTACGTGCCATTCAGCGAAGTAATTACCAAAGCTAAGGAGTTGGGGGCTATTCCTTTTGATCTGCCGGGCGTTGAATACACCCATTATGAAGACCAATGCACTTTTGATTATTTTATTAAAAAGCACCAATTAAAAGACGAGGCTCTTAACCGAATGGCGGCTATAATACGCGGCGCAGATACCGACCGCCACGATTTTGCTCCGCAATCTGCTGGTCTTGAAGCAATTTTTTCAGGGTTAGCCTACAACAGTACTGATGATATGGAATTACTGGCGTTTGGAATGCGCATATATGACGGCATGTATAGCTGGGCGCAATACCTGTATTATGAAAAGCATTCGCAGACCGGAACGGTAGAACAAATGTTACTCGAAGTCTTCACAAAATATCTGCAAGATAATAAAGGAAAAAAAGCGCCCGCCTGGGCCAAGGAACTCAAAGAAATGATCCAGGATCAGATCGATACTAACATGAGTTTGAGTTTACAACAAGTATCTAACGAGTTGGAAATCAATCCGGCTTACCTTTCACGGGAGTTTTCTAAATATTTTGATAACCTATCATTTGGGGATTATATCCGAAAATTGCGTATCGACAAAGCAATCATTTTGATTGAAACGACTGATTATAGTTTAACAGACATTGCTTACCTCACCGGGTTTTCTGATCAGAGCCATTTTAATCGCATTTTCAAAAAGCAGACAGGACAAAATCCATCTTTTTACAAAAAAAGCATACTGAAAAGTAAAAAGGATACAAGTAGTTAA
- a CDS encoding ISAon1 family transposase N-terminal region protein: MSTPHETLVRLILPEGLLEYFELMDVRSPESGQMNIYLEEKNEPPSGYEKSQLESKGFLPETAIQDFPIRGHKVALCIKRRRWEVKGSSRILVGE, from the coding sequence TTGTCTACACCACACGAAACCCTTGTCCGTTTGATCTTACCTGAAGGTCTTTTGGAATATTTTGAACTTATGGATGTTCGCTCACCTGAGAGTGGGCAAATGAATATTTACCTGGAAGAAAAGAACGAGCCACCATCGGGTTATGAAAAGTCACAATTGGAATCGAAAGGTTTCTTGCCTGAAACAGCTATACAGGATTTCCCTATACGGGGTCATAAGGTAGCCCTTTGCATCAAAAGACGCAGATGGGAAGTTAAGGGATCAAGCAGAATTCTTGTGGGGGAATAA